The DNA region CTTCCGGCCCGAGCGGGAGCGGTCGTAGGGCAGCAGCGGCCGACGCGCGTCACCGGCTCCGCGGGCCGCGCATGCGCGGGCATCATTTCATCGTCTGGTTCTGGACCGTTGGCCCTTGGCGGACTGGGCGAGCATGACCCTGAACACCATGTCGTCCAGGCCGCGGACCTGCAGAGCCTTCCCCGCGACCCGAGCTCCGATCGCGGTTGCTCTGTCCAGCGGGAATGCTGCCCGGACGTAGATGTACGCCTGGTCGAGGCTGTGCTGGGTCGCAGCCGTGAAGATCCGATCGGCGGCCTGCTGAAGACGTAGCTCGATCCCGTGCCAATCGGTGCCCACCAGTTTCCCGTCTCGTTTGACGATCCTGCCGTCAACCATGACCAGCTCGACGTCGCCTGCCCCTGCTTGCACGACGACGGTCTTGACCGGGTCGAGGAGAGGCGACAGGTGGTGCTCCGCGGTGCGCACCAGGATCAGGTCAGCACGCTTCCCGACCTCCAATGTGCCCACCTCGCGGTCCAGGCCGGCCGCGCGGGCGCCGTCGATGGTGGCGGCGCGCAGGGCGTGCTCCGTGGTCAGCTGCAACTTGTCCGGCATCATCCGGTGGTCGCCGAGCTTGTCGTTGGCGGCCATGCGCCCGGCTGCCAAGGCCAGGCGCATCTGGGTGAACAGGTCCCCCGAGCCTCCCGAGACGATGTCGACTCCCAGACCACAGGCCACTCCTGCGTTCCGTGCCCTGGGCCAGATCGGAGTTCCCATACCCATCTGCATCTCGCTCTCCGGGGTCACCGAGATCGAGGCGCCGACGCTCGCGATACGTGACAGGTCGGCGCGGGACAGCACGTTCCCGTGGACCAAGAGTGTGCGGTCGTCGATCATGCCCTTCGCCAGGAGTCGGGTGACATAACGGGTGCCGCGGGCGAACGGCCCGTTGGCGACGTGCACCGAGAACCGATGCGCACCCAGGCGCCGGGCAAGCTCCACCTCCGGGACGGTGTAGTGCAAGGGGGCGAAGAGGAAGTCGCTGCCGCTGATCCCGAACCGGATCAGACCAGCGTCAGCAGGCAGCCTCGCGGCGCGAAGCCTCTCCGCGTCCTGGTGGCGCCAACGGGAGGTGAAGGTCCGTTCAGGCTCGATGGGTACGTCGGGGTTGGCGACATCGGGCAGGCCGTAGCAGTAGACGGCTCGAATCCCCGCGTTCTCCAGACCCGTGAGCAACGCGTCGGCATGATCCGGGGTGACGACCAGGTGAGCGTTGTCGACCACCGTTGTCACGCCGGCGTTCAGCGCATCCAACGCGCCTGCGTAGTTGGCCAGTTCCGCGTCAGCCGCGGTGAAGTGGGGCGCGTAGCCGTAACGCACCAGCGCCATGTAGTCGTACAGGGTCCCGTCGGCCAAGGTGGCTCGCAGGAGCGACTGCCAGGTGTGACGGTGCGTGTCGACCATGCCGGGCATGACGATGCCTGCACGTGCGTCGACCACCTCGGCATCGGTGACTCCGAGGTCTTGTCCGATCGCGGCGATCCGACCGTCCTCGACCAACAGCTGGTTGAGTCCAGGCGGAGCCGGTTCGGCGACGGTCAGCAGGTTGGCGTTGGTGATCAGTACGCGTCTGGACATGGTTCCACCTCGGATCGATTGCGGCTTTCAGGTGGCGGAGGGGGTCAGCAGTGAGATCGCGGCCTGCGTCTTGCTGACCATGTCTCGTGAGGCGACCGAGGCGAGATAGCCATCCGGGCGCACCAGGAGCAGCGTGTCCTCGTCGACTCCGTAGGAGTCGCGGAAGCTCCCGTTGTCATCGGTCAGAATCAGATCGGCGGTCGGGGACTGTGCGTCGATCGCCACCGTCCTCAGGGCCGCGCCGGCCGCTGGCCACTGGATCTCGCTCAACGCACGAGC from Nocardioides luteus includes:
- a CDS encoding amidohydrolase family protein, which codes for MSRRVLITNANLLTVAEPAPPGLNQLLVEDGRIAAIGQDLGVTDAEVVDARAGIVMPGMVDTHRHTWQSLLRATLADGTLYDYMALVRYGYAPHFTAADAELANYAGALDALNAGVTTVVDNAHLVVTPDHADALLTGLENAGIRAVYCYGLPDVANPDVPIEPERTFTSRWRHQDAERLRAARLPADAGLIRFGISGSDFLFAPLHYTVPEVELARRLGAHRFSVHVANGPFARGTRYVTRLLAKGMIDDRTLLVHGNVLSRADLSRIASVGASISVTPESEMQMGMGTPIWPRARNAGVACGLGVDIVSGGSGDLFTQMRLALAAGRMAANDKLGDHRMMPDKLQLTTEHALRAATIDGARAAGLDREVGTLEVGKRADLILVRTAEHHLSPLLDPVKTVVVQAGAGDVELVMVDGRIVKRDGKLVGTDWHGIELRLQQAADRIFTAATQHSLDQAYIYVRAAFPLDRATAIGARVAGKALQVRGLDDMVFRVMLAQSAKGQRSRTRR